One Streptomyces sp. ML-6 genomic region harbors:
- a CDS encoding bifunctional class I SAM-dependent methyltransferase/N-acetyltransferase — translation MTDNDHAVRIEAFFSLHHGLPRQGPGSDATTRRLLEFAGPLPRRPRVLDLGCGPGRAALLLAAEADAEVTAVDLHQPFLDELRAAADTRGLGDRVRTVRADMAELTGPDFPDGSFDLVWAEGSAYHIGFDTALRDWKRLLAPGGSLVVTDCVWTTDAPTAGARAFWDRQAPLRPLAANTAAAVAAGYHVLGTLVQPDGDWDEYYVPLAARVETADPSAPGMEWALAATREELAVRRDHGTEYGYAGHVLRPVDPRWPARPETSADRAAVFAVNAAAFPTPDEAALVDALRGDPAAWLPELGHVVTDGPDGDVVAYALLTRCRVGDAPALALAPVATAPDRQRQGAGRAAVRAVLDAARLRGEALVLVLGHPEYYPAFGFVPASRYGIRPGFDVPDEAMMALVLDGSVPVPRGTIRYPAAFGV, via the coding sequence TTGACCGACAACGATCACGCCGTCCGTATCGAGGCGTTCTTCTCCCTGCACCACGGCCTGCCCCGGCAGGGCCCCGGCTCCGACGCCACCACCCGGCGCCTGCTGGAGTTCGCCGGCCCGCTGCCGCGCCGCCCGCGCGTGCTCGACCTGGGCTGCGGTCCCGGCCGTGCCGCGCTGCTGCTCGCCGCGGAGGCCGACGCCGAGGTGACCGCCGTCGACCTCCACCAGCCGTTCCTCGACGAGCTGCGCGCGGCGGCCGACACCCGGGGGCTCGGCGACCGGGTCCGCACCGTGCGGGCCGACATGGCCGAGCTGACCGGTCCCGACTTCCCGGACGGGTCGTTCGACCTCGTCTGGGCGGAGGGGTCCGCGTACCACATCGGCTTCGACACCGCGCTGCGGGACTGGAAGCGGCTGCTCGCCCCGGGCGGCTCCCTCGTCGTCACCGACTGCGTCTGGACGACCGACGCCCCGACGGCCGGGGCGCGCGCCTTCTGGGACCGACAGGCCCCGCTGCGTCCCCTGGCGGCCAACACCGCGGCGGCGGTGGCGGCCGGCTACCACGTCCTGGGGACGCTGGTGCAGCCCGACGGCGACTGGGACGAGTACTACGTCCCGCTCGCCGCGCGCGTCGAGACCGCGGACCCGTCGGCCCCAGGCATGGAGTGGGCGCTCGCGGCCACCCGTGAGGAGCTGGCGGTGCGGCGCGACCACGGCACGGAGTACGGCTACGCCGGCCACGTGCTGCGTCCCGTCGATCCCCGGTGGCCGGCCAGGCCGGAGACCTCGGCGGACCGGGCCGCCGTGTTCGCGGTCAACGCGGCGGCGTTCCCCACCCCGGACGAGGCCGCGCTCGTGGACGCGCTGCGCGGTGATCCGGCGGCCTGGCTGCCGGAACTCGGCCACGTCGTGACGGACGGCCCGGACGGGGACGTGGTCGCGTACGCGCTGCTGACCCGGTGCCGGGTCGGTGACGCCCCGGCCCTGGCGCTGGCCCCGGTGGCGACGGCCCCGGACCGTCAGCGGCAGGGGGCGGGCCGGGCCGCGGTGCGGGCGGTGCTGGACGCGGCCAGGCTGCGCGGCGAGGCACTCGTCCTGGTGCTCGGACACCCCGAGTACTACCCGGCGTTCGGCTTCGTGCCGGCGTCGCGGTACGGGATCCGGCCGGGCTTCGACGTGCCCGACGAGGCGATGATGGCCCTGGTCCTCGACGGGTCCGTGCCGGTACCGCGGGGCACGATCCGCTACCCGGCCGCCTTCGGCGTCTGA
- the abc-f gene encoding ribosomal protection-like ABC-F family protein, which yields MTATLVAKDLAAGHGDRTLFAGLDLVVGPGDVIGLVGVNGAGKSSLLRLLAGLDRPEEGELRLSPPTATVGHLPQEPERRPGETVREFLARRTGVAEAQAAMDAATQGLVDGAPGADDAYAETLERWLSLGGADLDERAAEVADDLGLTVGLDLPMTALSGGQAARAGLASLLLSRYDVFLLDEPTNDLDLDGLERLERYVSGLRSGTVVISHDREFLMRTVTKVLELDLAQQQINLYGGGYAAYLEERERARRHAREEYEEYADKRAALEGRAQTQRAWMEKGVKNARRKATDSDKTGRKFRSESSEKQAAKARQTQRMIERLEVVEEPRKEWELRMEIAAAPRSGSVVATLREARAVRGDFVFGPASLQIDWADRVAITGANGSGKSTLLAALLGRLPLDSGHATLGSGVVVGEVDQARKLFHGTESLLEAFCAAVPDTEPAEVRTLLAKFGLRADHVTRSATTLSPGERTRAALALLQGRGVNLLVLDEPTNHLDLPAIEQLESALESYPGTLLLVTHDRRMLDAVRTTRRVEVAAGKVTEV from the coding sequence ATGACTGCCACTCTCGTCGCCAAGGACCTCGCCGCCGGACACGGCGACCGCACGCTCTTCGCCGGACTCGACCTCGTCGTCGGGCCCGGGGACGTGATCGGTCTCGTCGGAGTCAACGGAGCCGGCAAATCGTCCCTCCTCCGGCTGCTCGCCGGACTCGACCGGCCGGAGGAGGGCGAACTGCGGCTCTCCCCGCCCACCGCCACCGTCGGCCACCTCCCGCAGGAGCCGGAGCGGCGGCCGGGCGAGACGGTGCGGGAGTTCCTGGCCCGCCGCACCGGGGTCGCCGAGGCGCAGGCCGCGATGGACGCCGCGACGCAGGGCCTGGTCGACGGGGCCCCGGGCGCGGACGACGCCTACGCCGAGACCCTGGAGCGCTGGCTGTCCCTCGGCGGCGCCGACCTGGACGAGCGCGCCGCCGAGGTCGCGGACGACCTCGGACTGACCGTCGGGCTCGACCTGCCGATGACCGCCCTCTCCGGTGGCCAGGCCGCCCGCGCGGGCCTGGCCTCCCTCCTGCTCTCCCGCTACGACGTCTTCCTGCTGGACGAACCCACCAACGACCTCGACCTGGACGGACTGGAACGACTGGAGCGCTACGTCTCCGGGCTGCGCTCGGGCACCGTGGTCATCAGCCACGACCGCGAATTCCTGATGCGCACGGTCACCAAGGTCCTCGAACTTGACCTGGCCCAGCAGCAGATCAACCTGTACGGCGGCGGATACGCGGCCTACCTGGAGGAACGCGAGCGGGCCCGCCGGCACGCCCGCGAGGAGTACGAGGAGTACGCCGACAAGCGCGCCGCCCTCGAAGGGCGCGCCCAGACCCAGCGGGCCTGGATGGAGAAGGGCGTCAAGAACGCCCGCCGCAAGGCCACCGACTCCGACAAGACCGGCCGCAAGTTCCGCAGCGAGTCGAGCGAGAAGCAGGCCGCCAAGGCACGGCAGACCCAGCGCATGATCGAACGGCTCGAAGTCGTCGAGGAACCGCGCAAGGAGTGGGAGCTGCGGATGGAGATCGCCGCCGCGCCCCGCTCGGGTTCGGTCGTCGCGACCCTGCGCGAGGCGCGGGCCGTGCGCGGCGACTTCGTCTTCGGACCGGCCTCACTGCAGATCGACTGGGCGGACCGGGTCGCCATCACCGGAGCCAACGGATCGGGCAAGTCCACGCTCCTCGCCGCGCTGCTCGGCCGCCTCCCGCTGGACTCCGGTCACGCGACGCTCGGTTCGGGCGTGGTGGTCGGCGAGGTCGACCAGGCGCGCAAGCTCTTCCACGGCACGGAATCGCTGCTGGAGGCGTTCTGCGCGGCCGTGCCCGACACCGAACCGGCCGAGGTGCGCACGCTGCTCGCCAAGTTCGGCCTGCGCGCGGACCACGTGACGCGCTCCGCGACGACCCTCTCCCCGGGCGAACGCACCAGGGCCGCCCTCGCGCTGCTCCAGGGCAGGGGCGTCAACCTCCTCGTGCTCGACGAGCCGACGAACCACCTCGACCTGCCCGCGATCGAACAGCTGGAATCGGCGCTGGAGTCGTACCCGGGAACGCTCCTGCTGGTCACGCACGACCGGCGGATGCTGGACGCGGTGCGCACGACGCGGCGCGTGGAGGTGGCGGCGGGGAAGGTGACGGAGGTCTGA
- a CDS encoding amidohydrolase family protein produces the protein MLITNVRPWGGEPCDIEIEKGTITALAPHDPDRAPADDTVAGRGRLALPSFSDVHCHLDSTRIGLPFRPHTGGPGVWAMTMNDRAHWREDEWSVAERATHTLGRMIERGTTRVRSYAQIDADCGLERFEGVLAAKEAHAGRCEVEIMAFPQAGLLREKGVPELMDRALSAGAAVVGGIDPCTLDRDPVRHLDILFGLAERHRAPIDVHLHEPGALGVFSVDLILERVRALDMAGRVTISHAYDLGGVDEATTRRLVEEFAELDIAMATVAPAQHRALPLADLTAAGVRVGLGEDGQRDFWSPYGNGDMLDRTWQLAFTNRYRADELIEHCVAVAGRGGASILHPDLPRLASVADRPGVAVGDAADLLLVEGETVTSAVMDRSDDRTVLHAGRVVADGLRLVG, from the coding sequence ATGCTGATCACGAACGTCCGTCCCTGGGGCGGTGAGCCGTGCGACATCGAGATCGAGAAGGGCACGATCACCGCGCTCGCTCCGCACGACCCGGACCGCGCCCCGGCCGACGACACCGTGGCGGGACGGGGACGGCTCGCCCTGCCGTCGTTCTCCGACGTCCACTGCCACCTGGACTCCACCCGGATCGGTCTGCCCTTCCGCCCCCACACCGGAGGCCCCGGCGTCTGGGCCATGACCATGAACGACCGCGCCCACTGGCGCGAGGACGAGTGGAGCGTCGCCGAACGGGCCACGCACACCCTGGGCCGCATGATCGAGCGCGGCACCACCCGGGTCCGCAGCTACGCGCAGATCGACGCGGACTGCGGACTGGAGCGGTTCGAGGGTGTCCTCGCCGCCAAGGAGGCGCACGCCGGCCGGTGCGAGGTCGAGATCATGGCCTTCCCGCAGGCCGGCCTGCTCAGGGAGAAGGGCGTGCCGGAACTGATGGACCGGGCGCTCTCCGCGGGCGCGGCCGTCGTCGGCGGCATCGACCCCTGCACCCTGGACCGGGACCCGGTGCGCCACCTGGACATCCTCTTCGGCCTCGCCGAGCGCCACCGGGCACCGATCGACGTCCACCTCCACGAACCCGGCGCACTGGGCGTGTTCAGCGTCGACCTCATCCTGGAACGGGTGCGCGCCCTCGACATGGCCGGCCGGGTGACGATCTCGCACGCGTACGACCTGGGCGGCGTGGACGAGGCGACGACCCGACGGCTCGTCGAGGAGTTCGCGGAACTGGACATCGCGATGGCGACCGTGGCCCCCGCCCAGCACCGGGCCCTGCCACTGGCCGACCTGACGGCCGCCGGTGTGCGCGTCGGCCTGGGCGAGGACGGCCAGCGCGACTTCTGGTCGCCCTACGGCAACGGGGACATGCTGGACCGGACCTGGCAGCTGGCCTTCACCAACCGCTACCGCGCCGACGAACTGATCGAGCACTGCGTGGCCGTCGCCGGCCGCGGCGGCGCCTCGATCCTCCACCCGGACCTGCCGCGCCTGGCCTCCGTCGCCGACCGCCCCGGGGTCGCCGTGGGCGACGCCGCCGATCTGCTGCTGGTCGAGGGCGAGACGGTGACGTCCGCCGTCATGGACCGCAGCGACGACCGCACGGTCCTGCACGCGGGCCGGGTCGTCGCCGACGGCCTGCGACTCGTCGGCTGA
- a CDS encoding DUF308 domain-containing protein — MADPATEGRRLRRSFGRLAVLGALLVVAGLVGLVYTGLATLTSMLLFGWLLLIGGFVGLLHAIDSRGTNYFWLGVVVAALNIAAGVVVIRHPQGTAEALTMFAALLFLTGGVFRLVGSVVVRGPQFGWTLLQGVFGLLLGLLVLFDWPHSSLYVLGLFFSLALLFDGLGLLAMGLGGRRVVSMVSNSMTPDSVTSERSERRVTGEPSASPSEERGKWSKE, encoded by the coding sequence ATGGCCGATCCCGCAACCGAGGGCCGGAGGCTGCGCCGCAGCTTCGGCCGGCTCGCCGTCCTGGGCGCACTGCTCGTCGTGGCCGGTCTGGTGGGCCTGGTGTACACCGGCCTCGCGACGCTGACCTCGATGCTCCTGTTCGGCTGGCTGCTGCTGATCGGCGGCTTCGTCGGGCTGCTGCACGCCATCGACTCCCGGGGCACCAACTACTTCTGGCTCGGCGTCGTGGTGGCCGCGCTGAACATCGCCGCCGGGGTCGTCGTCATCCGCCACCCGCAGGGCACGGCCGAGGCGCTGACCATGTTCGCCGCACTGCTCTTCCTGACCGGAGGGGTGTTCCGCCTGGTGGGCAGCGTCGTGGTGCGCGGCCCGCAGTTCGGCTGGACGCTCCTGCAAGGGGTCTTCGGACTGCTGCTGGGGCTGCTGGTGCTCTTCGACTGGCCGCACAGCAGCCTCTACGTCCTGGGGCTCTTCTTCTCGCTGGCGCTGCTCTTCGACGGGCTCGGCCTGCTCGCGATGGGACTGGGCGGCCGCCGCGTCGTCTCCATGGTCTCGAATTCCATGACCCCGGATTCCGTGACCTCGGAGCGGTCGGAACGGAGGGTGACCGGGGAACCGTCGGCCTCACCGTCGGAAGAGCGAGGCAAGTGGTCGAAGGAGTGA
- a CDS encoding BCCT family transporter encodes MSQDEQRTGGRGDLPVTADLLGHPAQDRHPRTDRVVFGVTAVLTLAFVVWGATATDSLEKVSSSMLNGLIHNGGWAFMLAASGFVVFALWLAISRYGNISLGQEGEEPEFRTVSWVAMMFSAGMGIGLMFYGVSEPLAHFTAPPPGTHPASAAEAMQTAMATTLFHWTLHPWAIYAVVGLAIAYSTFRRRRRQTISAVFEPLIGARHAHGGIGRLIDILAIFATLFGSAASLGLGALQIGSGFHELNWKEKTGTGLLVLIIAVLTVAFVASAVSGVEKGIQWLSNTNMVLALLLAVFVFVAGPTIIVLDLLPTSIAAYFGNLAQLAGRTEATGAGDVADWLGSWTVFYWAWWISWTPFVGMFIARISRGRTIRQFIGGVILVPSAVSLVWFAIFGGTAIDFQEAGELGGATTPEAQLFGVLQQFPLAMVMSVVVMILVGIFFVSGADAASLVMGTLSQKGILEPARWVVVFWGVTTGAVAAIMLLIGNGKGDALAGLQNLTILVAAPFTLVMIGMCVALMRDLRHDPLIVRREFGVEAVESAVIEGHAKYAGDFEIRIGPGGSRITTGLHEHGTPPPGSPSGPAEAPGD; translated from the coding sequence GTGTCGCAGGACGAACAGAGAACGGGTGGCCGGGGGGATCTGCCGGTGACGGCGGACCTCCTCGGCCACCCGGCCCAGGACCGGCACCCCAGGACGGACCGGGTGGTGTTCGGCGTCACCGCCGTCCTCACCCTCGCCTTCGTGGTGTGGGGGGCCACCGCCACCGACTCGCTGGAAAAAGTCTCCAGCTCCATGCTCAACGGCCTGATCCACAACGGTGGCTGGGCCTTCATGCTGGCCGCGTCCGGCTTCGTCGTCTTCGCCCTCTGGCTCGCCATCAGCCGCTACGGAAACATCTCCCTCGGCCAGGAGGGCGAGGAGCCCGAGTTCCGCACCGTGTCCTGGGTCGCCATGATGTTCAGCGCGGGCATGGGCATCGGCCTGATGTTCTACGGGGTCAGCGAGCCCCTCGCCCACTTCACCGCCCCGCCGCCCGGCACCCACCCCGCCTCCGCCGCCGAGGCGATGCAGACGGCGATGGCCACCACCCTCTTCCACTGGACCCTCCACCCCTGGGCGATCTACGCCGTCGTCGGCCTGGCCATCGCGTACAGCACCTTCCGGCGCCGCAGGCGGCAGACGATCAGCGCCGTCTTCGAGCCGCTCATCGGCGCCCGGCACGCCCACGGGGGGATCGGCCGGCTGATCGACATCCTCGCCATCTTCGCGACGCTCTTCGGCTCCGCCGCGTCCCTGGGCCTCGGCGCCCTCCAGATCGGCAGCGGCTTCCACGAACTGAACTGGAAGGAGAAGACCGGCACCGGACTCCTGGTCCTGATCATCGCGGTCCTGACCGTCGCCTTCGTCGCCTCGGCGGTCTCCGGCGTCGAGAAGGGCATCCAGTGGCTCTCCAACACCAACATGGTGCTGGCCCTGCTCCTGGCCGTCTTCGTCTTCGTCGCGGGCCCCACCATCATCGTGCTCGACCTGCTGCCCACCTCGATCGCCGCCTACTTCGGCAACCTGGCCCAGCTCGCCGGGCGCACCGAGGCCACCGGCGCGGGCGACGTGGCCGACTGGCTCGGCAGCTGGACCGTCTTCTACTGGGCCTGGTGGATCTCCTGGACGCCCTTCGTCGGCATGTTCATCGCCCGCATCAGCCGCGGCCGGACGATCCGGCAGTTCATCGGCGGGGTCATCCTGGTGCCCAGCGCCGTCAGCCTGGTCTGGTTCGCGATCTTCGGCGGCACGGCGATCGACTTCCAGGAGGCGGGCGAGCTCGGCGGCGCCACCACCCCGGAGGCCCAGCTCTTCGGAGTGCTCCAGCAGTTCCCGCTCGCCATGGTGATGAGCGTGGTGGTGATGATCCTGGTCGGCATCTTCTTCGTCTCGGGCGCGGACGCCGCCTCCCTCGTCATGGGCACCCTCTCCCAGAAGGGCATCCTCGAACCGGCCAGGTGGGTCGTCGTCTTCTGGGGAGTGACCACCGGCGCGGTGGCCGCGATCATGCTGCTCATCGGCAACGGCAAGGGCGACGCCCTCGCCGGACTCCAGAACCTGACGATCCTGGTCGCCGCGCCGTTCACCCTCGTGATGATCGGCATGTGCGTGGCGCTGATGCGGGACCTGCGCCACGACCCGCTGATCGTACGGCGCGAATTCGGCGTGGAGGCCGTGGAGTCCGCCGTCATCGAGGGGCACGCGAAGTACGCCGGCGACTTCGAGATCCGGATCGGCCCCGGCGGCAGCCGGATCACCACCGGACTCCACGAACACGGCACGCCCCCGCCGGGCTCCCCCTCCGGCCCTGCCGAGGCCCCGGGCGACTGA
- the idi gene encoding isopentenyl-diphosphate Delta-isomerase translates to MPTTPAPSANSSSNGTAEAIMLELVDENGTTIGTEEKLTAHQPPGQLHRAFSVFLFDERGRLLLQRRALGKYHSPGVWSNTCCGHPYPGEAPFAAAARRTYEELGVSPSLLAEAGTVRYTHPDPASGLVEQEFNHLFVGMVQDLPRPDPEEIGETAFVTADELVERHARSPFSAWFMTVLDAARPAIRELTGPSAGW, encoded by the coding sequence ATGCCGACCACACCAGCCCCCTCGGCGAACAGCTCGTCGAACGGCACCGCAGAAGCGATCATGCTCGAACTGGTCGACGAGAACGGCACCACCATCGGCACGGAGGAGAAGCTCACCGCCCATCAGCCGCCCGGCCAACTGCACCGCGCCTTCTCCGTGTTCCTCTTCGACGAGCGGGGCCGGCTGCTGCTGCAGCGCCGCGCGCTCGGCAAGTACCACTCCCCCGGCGTCTGGTCGAACACCTGCTGCGGCCACCCCTACCCCGGTGAGGCACCCTTCGCCGCCGCCGCCCGGCGCACGTACGAGGAGCTGGGGGTCTCCCCCTCGCTGCTGGCCGAGGCGGGCACGGTCCGCTACACCCACCCCGACCCGGCCTCCGGTCTGGTGGAGCAGGAGTTCAACCACCTCTTCGTGGGAATGGTGCAGGACCTGCCGCGGCCCGACCCGGAGGAGATCGGCGAGACCGCGTTCGTCACCGCCGACGAACTCGTCGAGCGGCACGCCCGGTCGCCGTTCTCGGCCTGGTTCATGACGGTGCTGGACGCCGCGCGTCCGGCGATCAGGGAGCTGACCGGACCGTCCGCCGGCTGGTGA
- a CDS encoding enoyl-CoA hydratase-related protein — MDRTEPRLEHAVANGVATVVITHPAKRNAMTAAMWSALPVLLERLAADPAVRVLVLTGAGDTFCAGADISSLREGSGDPQALAVAAEEALAAFPRPTLAVVRGYCVGGGSQLAAACDLRFAAEGASFGVTPAKLGIVYPASSTRRLVALMGPAATKHLLFSGELIDTARALRTGLVDEVLPADGLDERVGAYTATLAARSQLTQAAAKEFAAGREDRDAYWAEQARRSDDTAEGVAAFLERRAPRFTWTTGA; from the coding sequence ATGGACCGCACGGAACCCCGGCTGGAGCACGCCGTCGCGAACGGCGTCGCCACCGTCGTCATCACCCATCCCGCGAAGCGCAACGCGATGACGGCCGCGATGTGGAGCGCGCTGCCCGTCCTGCTGGAGCGGCTGGCGGCCGACCCGGCGGTCCGGGTGCTGGTGCTGACCGGCGCCGGGGACACCTTCTGCGCCGGCGCGGACATCTCCTCGCTCCGGGAGGGGTCGGGCGATCCGCAGGCGCTCGCCGTGGCCGCCGAGGAGGCGCTGGCCGCGTTCCCCCGGCCGACCCTGGCGGTGGTCCGGGGCTACTGCGTGGGCGGCGGCAGCCAGCTCGCGGCCGCCTGCGACCTGCGGTTCGCGGCCGAGGGCGCGTCCTTCGGGGTCACCCCGGCCAAGCTCGGCATCGTGTACCCCGCCTCGTCGACCCGGCGGCTGGTGGCGCTGATGGGCCCGGCCGCGACGAAGCACCTGCTGTTCTCCGGCGAGCTGATCGACACCGCGCGGGCGCTGCGGACCGGGCTGGTGGACGAGGTGCTGCCGGCCGACGGGCTGGACGAGCGGGTCGGGGCGTACACGGCGACCCTGGCGGCACGTTCGCAGCTGACCCAGGCGGCGGCGAAGGAGTTCGCCGCCGGACGCGAGGACCGGGACGCGTACTGGGCGGAGCAGGCGCGCCGCAGCGACGACACCGCGGAGGGTGTCGCCGCCTTCCTGGAGCGGCGCGCGCCCCGCTTCACCTGGACGACCGGGGCGTGA
- a CDS encoding GlxA family transcriptional regulator translates to MPQQSVLVVLYDGVQSLDVTGPMEVFAGASHFPGAGYELRTASLDGAPVRTSSGLLLVPDGDLAGARVPHTLLVPGGEGARTPAPALVDWLRDHAPRAERLVSVCTGALLLAEAGLLDGHRVATHWTVCDHLARTHPAVEVDPDPIFVRDGRLATSAGVTAGIDLALALVEEDRGREIALTIARHLVVFLRRPGNQAQFSAQLTAQTARREPLREVQRWISEHPDEDLSIGALAARARLSPRHFARAFRAETGLTPGRYVERVRLEQARRLLEDTTDGVLGISRACGYGTPEAMRRAFVKALGTAPAEYRRRFRAHPAAVDR, encoded by the coding sequence ATGCCGCAGCAATCCGTGCTCGTCGTCCTGTACGACGGCGTCCAGAGCCTCGACGTGACCGGACCGATGGAGGTCTTCGCCGGGGCCTCCCACTTCCCCGGGGCCGGGTACGAGCTGCGCACCGCCTCGCTCGACGGCGCCCCGGTCCGTACGAGCAGCGGCCTGCTCCTGGTCCCGGACGGCGACCTCGCCGGCGCGCGGGTGCCGCACACCTTGCTGGTACCGGGCGGCGAGGGCGCCCGCACCCCCGCCCCGGCACTCGTCGACTGGCTGCGGGACCATGCCCCGCGGGCCGAACGCCTCGTCTCCGTCTGCACGGGGGCGCTGCTGCTCGCCGAGGCCGGACTGCTGGACGGACACCGGGTGGCCACGCACTGGACGGTCTGCGACCACCTCGCCCGCACCCACCCGGCCGTCGAGGTCGACCCGGACCCGATCTTCGTACGGGACGGCCGGCTGGCCACCTCCGCCGGGGTCACCGCGGGCATCGACCTCGCCCTCGCACTCGTCGAGGAGGACCGGGGCCGGGAGATCGCCCTCACCATCGCCCGTCACCTCGTGGTCTTCCTGCGCAGGCCCGGCAACCAGGCGCAGTTCAGTGCCCAGCTCACCGCCCAGACCGCCCGGCGCGAACCGCTGCGCGAGGTCCAGCGGTGGATCAGCGAGCACCCGGACGAGGACCTCTCGATCGGCGCGCTCGCCGCCCGCGCCCGGCTCTCGCCCCGCCACTTCGCCCGCGCCTTCCGGGCCGAGACGGGCCTGACCCCGGGCCGCTACGTCGAACGCGTACGGCTCGAACAGGCCCGTCGGCTGCTGGAGGACACCACCGACGGGGTCCTCGGCATCTCGCGCGCCTGCGGCTACGGCACCCCGGAGGCCATGCGCCGCGCCTTCGTCAAGGCCCTGGGCACCGCCCCCGCCGAATACCGCAGACGCTTCCGCGCCCACCCCGCCGCCGTCGACCGGTGA
- a CDS encoding DJ-1/PfpI family protein, translating into MQIAIVLYDRFTALDAVGPHETLARIPGGEIVFVAERPGPVRNDTGSLTLVVDRTFADVPAPDVVIVPGGPGQQDQMENEVLLDWLRAADATSTWTTSVCTGSLLLAAAGLLAGRRATSHWLLLDALKAFGAEPTGERVVIDGKYATAAGVSSGIDMGLTLLGRIKGDEHAMAVQLLTEYDPQPPYDAGSPDKAPAALVEEFRAQRHYLFR; encoded by the coding sequence ATGCAGATCGCGATCGTCCTCTACGACCGCTTCACCGCGCTCGACGCGGTGGGACCCCACGAAACGCTCGCCCGCATCCCCGGCGGCGAGATCGTGTTCGTCGCCGAACGGCCCGGCCCCGTGCGCAACGACACCGGAAGCCTCACGCTCGTCGTCGACCGGACCTTCGCCGACGTCCCGGCCCCGGACGTGGTGATCGTGCCCGGCGGCCCCGGCCAGCAGGACCAGATGGAGAACGAGGTGCTGCTCGACTGGCTGCGCGCCGCCGACGCCACCAGCACCTGGACCACCTCGGTCTGCACCGGTTCGCTGCTGCTCGCCGCGGCCGGGCTGCTGGCGGGGCGCCGCGCCACCTCGCACTGGCTCCTGCTGGACGCGCTGAAGGCCTTCGGCGCCGAGCCGACCGGCGAGCGCGTCGTCATCGACGGCAAGTACGCCACGGCGGCCGGGGTCTCCTCCGGCATCGACATGGGGCTCACCCTGCTCGGCCGGATCAAGGGCGACGAGCACGCCATGGCCGTACAGCTGCTGACCGAGTACGACCCGCAGCCGCCGTACGACGCGGGCTCGCCGGACAAGGCCCCGGCGGCCCTGGTCGAGGAGTTCCGCGCCCAGCGCCACTACCTGTTCCGGTAG
- a CDS encoding ATP-binding protein, giving the protein MESRGSVPARPVPYEGVWRFTAPAVDVSVPQARRAVRDLLNRQGVPVDDDIAEGLLLIVSELVTNVVKHAALLSPEFAVEVAVGEEWVRVSVEDNHPYRPTALETDHGQTGGRGLLLVREITREAGGACDVGHTAGGGKIIWAALPLSTRP; this is encoded by the coding sequence ATGGAGAGCCGCGGGAGTGTCCCCGCCCGGCCCGTGCCGTACGAGGGAGTCTGGCGGTTCACCGCCCCGGCCGTGGACGTCTCCGTACCGCAGGCCCGGCGCGCGGTGCGCGACCTGCTGAACCGCCAGGGCGTGCCGGTGGACGACGACATCGCCGAGGGGCTGCTGCTCATCGTCTCCGAACTGGTCACCAACGTGGTGAAGCACGCCGCGTTGCTCTCGCCGGAGTTCGCCGTCGAGGTGGCCGTCGGCGAGGAGTGGGTCCGGGTCTCCGTCGAGGACAACCACCCCTACCGCCCGACGGCCCTGGAGACGGACCACGGGCAGACCGGCGGGCGGGGCCTGCTGCTGGTCCGGGAGATCACCCGGGAGGCGGGCGGAGCCTGCGATGTGGGGCACACCGCAGGCGGCGGGAAGATCATCTGGGCGGCCCTGCCGCTGAGCACGCGGCCCTGA